From a single Peromyscus maniculatus bairdii isolate BWxNUB_F1_BW_parent chromosome 4, HU_Pman_BW_mat_3.1, whole genome shotgun sequence genomic region:
- the LOC102911991 gene encoding olfactory receptor 4K3-like, translated as MSKMDGGNQSVVSEFVILGLSHSQNLQVLLFVMFLILYLLIVSGNIVIMVLITTDPHLHSPMYFLLANLSFVDMWLSSVTTPKMITDFLRKHKTISFSGCMSQVFFAHCIAAGEMVLLVVMAYDRYVAICKPLHYFTIMNLKRCTGLVLTSWTIGFVHAMSHLVVIVELPFCGPKEIDSFFCDMPLVIKLACIDSHDLDILMNADCGLVGVTCFILLLISYTYILITVRQSSKAGASKALSTCTAHLTVVMIFFVPCIFIYVWPLDITWLDKFLAVFYSVFTPLLNPAIYTLRNKEMKNAMKRFINNYVDSKENY; from the coding sequence ATGAGTAAAATGGATGGAGGCAATCAATCTGTGGTGTCAGAATTTGTGATTTTGGGACTTTCCCACTCACAGAATCTTCAAGTCTTACTCTTTGTGATGTTTTTGATATTATATCTTCTCATCGTGTCTGGAAATATTGTCATCATGGTCTTAATCACCACTGACCCCCATCTCCATTCCCCCATGTACTTCCTGTTGGCCAACCTGTCCTTTGTTGATATGTGGCTTTCCTCAGTCACGACTCCTAAGATGATCACAGACTTTCTCAGGAAACACAAAACCATTTCATTTTCAGGCTGCATGTCCCAGGTCTTCTTTGCTCATTGCATTGCTGCAGGAGAGATGGTGTTGCTGGTGGTAATGgcttatgaccgctatgtggccatctgcaaaccACTCCACTACTTCACCATTATGAACCTGAAAAGATGCACTGGGTTGGTGTTGACTTCCTGGACCattggctttgtgcatgccatgAGTCATCTTGTAGTGATTGTGGAGCTGCCTTTTTGTGGACCCAAGGAAATTGATAGTTTTTTCTGTGACATGCCATTGGTAATCAAGCTAGCCTGCATAGATTCCCATGATCTGGATATTTTAATGAATGCTGACTGTGGACTTGTGGGTGTAACCTGCTTCATTCTGTTGCTCATTTCCTACACATATATCCTTATCACTGTTCGCCAGAGCTCTAAAGCTGGTGCATCTAAGGCTCTTTCCACATGTACTGCCCACCTCACAGTAGTGATGATATTTTTTGTGCCCTGCATCTTCATCTATGTGTGGCCACTCGATATCACCTGGTTAGACAAATTTCTTGCTGTGTTTTACTCTGTTTTTACACCTCTCCTAAATCCAGCCATTTATACACTTAGAAATAAAGAGATGAAAAATGCTATGAAAAGGTTTATTAACAACTACGTGGATTCCAAAGAAAATTACTAA